Below is a window of Humulus lupulus chromosome 9, drHumLupu1.1, whole genome shotgun sequence DNA.
TGTGCCCTTAAAAATCTCCACTAACTCAAATTTTCTCATAGTCTTTTAGGTCTTAAGTCAGTAATTAGGGCTCGCACTGCGTgtcctaaaatatattttttaaggactctcactGAGTGTCTTATAAGTTCTAGgagatgtttttagggctcgcatctaggtgagtgccctaaaaaagtgtcataaaatctagtttttgtagtagtgccacCTTCAgattttgtttcttttgtttttatttctCCATCTGGTTGTTGGGATGTTGATAAATTGAATAAATATTTTTCTGCTTATATTTTGTCTTCAATTCTGACTATTCCTCTTACTTCCTTACATAAAACTGATTCCCTTATTTGGAGCCAAACATCTTCAGGACTATTCTCTGTCAAATCCGCTTATCATCTTGCTATGTCCTTCCAATAAAAAATGTTCTAAAAAATCGTCACACCTTTGGCACTCCAATGTACCACTCAAAGTTATACATTTTATCTGGAGGGCTTTTTCCCATCTGTTACCCTCTCCTTCTAatcttttttaaaagaaaattctGCATGACCCAACATGTGCTTTTGGTGATGCTAATTATGAAACGGCATCCCTTGCATTGTTGAATTGTTCCAGAGCTCAAGAAATTTGAAAGAATTTTGAATTTATAGGCTTTTTTAGGATGCATCAAAAGTTGGATATATCAAAATTTATTATGTGTGCTTTTGAATCCTTACCAAGTCATAAATTTAACAACTTTCTTTGTTTAATTTGGGCTAGTTGGAACAATAGAAATTCTATGTTTTTCAAGAATTCAGCTATTCTTCTGAAGGAGGTATCGAGTTGGGCTGCTTCTTACCTTCAAAACTACGGTGAAGGTCAGGAAAATAATAAATCTGTCAAAGAGGGAAAAGTCAGGAGATCGAATGTTCAATGGATTCCTCCCCCAACTAATAAACTAAAGGTGAATATAGAGGCAACAGTAAATGCTAAAATTGGCATAATGGGTTTTGGAGCTGTGGTTCAAGATCATAAAGGAAAAGTTTTGGCTGGTTTGACAGCTCCCACAAGGAGAAATTACTCGCCAATGGTCATGGAAGCTCAAACACTTTTATGCACCCTCAAGTGGTACAATGCAATTTCGTTACATATTGATCTTATTGAAGCGGACTCTAAAGTTGTAATTGATAGAGTTAGGCATTCTAGTCACCATTTGTCTTCATTTTCAGATATTGTAATGAGTTTCTTATAATCTTTCTTCCCTGATTTGCATCTTTATTATGTTCCTAGAAAATCCAATGTAGTGACTCACAAAATTGCTAAAAGAGCACTAGAGTTAGATAATGAGGTTGTTTGAAATGGTTCAATTCCAAACTGCTTAACAGTCTTGTAATTTGCTTCTTGTACTCATTGGATCTATATAATGGAAGCAccttctttttcaaaaaaaaaaaaaaaaacaatcaagaCCTTGGAAACTTCCACAGTATTGCCTCACAAAATGTGAAAAATCTAAGTATTGGGCCATCAGCTCCATGCATGTGAGCCTTACTGTATCCGACAATACTATATCATGAATACAAAATTATACAAACATATGAATTTGATCCAAAAACACATTTATTGCCCCCATTTCTCTCGCTTGAATGATAAGCCATAAAAGAAGTGATTCTagtaaattagtaaaaaaaaaaactcccccTACTCATCTACTTTTGGTAGACCACTAAACCCTACCCTACCccacaaatttttttaaaatcagaTCTCACCAACGAAAAAACTCCTATAAAAAAACCCTGCTCTATCACTTCCATCGTCATATACACaacacaaaataacaaaacaaaaacatggatTTTGGCATGGTGAGAGCGTTGCTTGCGGCCCTACTTGTAGTGAGCTGCTTCACAGTCGAAGCATTGCCCGTCTCTCAACCACCACTCCACCTCCCAATTCCAACAGAAGCCCCCCCAGCCCATCCTCCTAGCTACTACCACCACCATCACCCTCCGGCCGCCGCCCCGGCTCACCCTCcacatcaccaccaccaccatcaccaccctcctccttctccttcccCTGTCCCAGTTCACCCTCCAGTTTACCCTCCACCCAAAACACCTACTACTCCCCATAAGCCAGCCACTCCACCTCCAAAGCCAGCCACTCCTGCACCAAAGCCAGCCACCCCACCACCAAAGCCAGCTACTCCCCCACCTAAGCCATACACTCCTGCGCCCAAGCCAGCTACTCCCCCACCTAAGCCATACACTCCGGCACCTAAGCCAGTCACTCCTCCACCAAAGCCAGCAACTCCACCCAAAAAGCCATACATTCCTGCACCAAAGCCAGCTATACCTCCCCCTAAGCCATATGCACCGCCACCGAAGCCATCGAGTCCACCGGCTAAGCCACCGGTTCACACACCTTACGTTCTTCCACCAAGGAAGTTTGTTGTTGTTCAAGGCGTTGTTTACTGCAAGCACTGCAAGTACACCGGAGTTGACACTCTATTGAACGCTACACGAGTCGAAGGTCAGTGCTACATTACATTTACTTCTCTTGTTAATAAATGTTTCACGGTCTCATTTTCGTGTATATAAATTTTCATATACAGCTGCCATTGTGATATTACACTGCAAAAACACCAAGTACTCGCTCTTCGCCACAGGCAAAACGGACAAAAACGGCTATTTCGTAATCAAGCCAAAGTTCTTGACCACCTATGGTGTTCACAAGTGCACAGTGTCATTGCTTAAGTCGCCACTGCCCAACTGCCAGAAGCCTTCCATGCTCCACGGCGGCGACAAGGGTGGCATTTTAAGGCCTGAGATGCCCAAGTTCCCGGTCGACAAACGCGCTGCTGTTTACTACTCGGTCGGTCCATTTGCTTTCGAGCCCAAAAAATGCTATTAAAGAAACAAAAGTTGCAAGCTCTGAATATCTGTAATGGGTTTATTGAGTTTGTTACTGCGTACGTTGCTTAGGGTTCTGTGTCATGGTTagtctttttctctttttacttCTTCCAAGTCGTCCTGTAATGGGCAACCTGATATGTCAAGTACTGTGTTTATTCACGCGGGTTACAACGATGATAATAAATTATTGTGGTAGTTCATAGTAACACATTTGTGATTGTGACTATAATACTATTCTAGTAAATAAAGCAATACAGCGTAGCTTTTATTGGCCAAATGATGATTAATAATAGTTAATTAATATCAACTTGGAAACGGTATTAGCTACTTTAACGTGTAGTGTAAAATGTATATTCAACGGTCATAATTGTACTGTAGTACTTACTGCATGTCATATGGCAGACCAGGCATGGGGAAGAGGGGTTTCTCGGCCTTTTTCAATAATCCATACACTGCCGTGCTTCCTCGGCCATTGGATCATTCGGCTCTTGGGCCCctcttttttttttgaattttaacACCTCGTTTTGATCATTATTTTTTGGCTCTTTATTTGTATGGATAACGATTTAGAGGGCCCAATTTAGATTTAGTTTACTTTTTGGCAAAGTTAATCAATACTGAAAAGTTCTTTAATTATTCGTTAAAGGGAAGATGCAAATAAAGAGCGAAACTCTAGACACATCTTGCAAAGGAAgaattttgttttaataaaattgaattaaaagatTGAAACATAAGTATTACGTGGCGAGCAAGTCAAAAAGCTTCTTTCTTAATCAAACAACTTCGTTTCGGACATAATTATAGCTTTTTTTCTTtaagaaaaagaaagataaatGATTATAgccttaattatataataatataattaatataataaattgCCTTCATTAATTTATTAAGGTGTATTATGGATATTTCAATTTTCTCTAAACAACTGGAGTCAACTAGTTTTAAGcttttcttcttttaatttcGTTTTTAAATCTAACACTCTTTGATATcgagaagaaaataaaattaaaagtaCTTGTACTCGtgtttgttattttaaaattagATCAAGATGAATATTAAGCCAATCTAAATATATCATTTACTTCAAGAATTATTATTTTTCCATATTTACGTTTTTCTTTAATTTGGGAGGATTATCTTTTGGCAAGTCTAAAGATTTTTAAAGGTATCAAAATTGAAGTAAAATTGATTGGTACAAACACAACACATTTAAGTTGTGTTTGAAAGTAACAGTATAATTACTAAACACTATAATTACTAAAGTAGTAATTATATATCCTAGTAATTAcactatatttaaaatataaaaagtgTTTGGATGTCAAGCTGTaaatatttacaaatttgtaCTGTCATGTTTGACaaaatatttagtaattacacaaaaaaataatattatataataaatactatttaaaataaataatatttagtaATTACACAATGTAATTACACTCAATTCTCTTGGGGCTATGAGAATTGGAGTAATTGGAACACCTCGGATCCTTACACATTATATTGGCTAAACCAATTGTATAAATGCGTTCTCTGAAATTGAAAGATTGAACTTAATGAGAGTACTTGCAAAAATGTTCTCTGGTGCTTAAGTCAGACAATGATTGTCACGACCCAAGCCCTATgccgtggcagatttgtaatatccataacttgggtggtcaaatgtcaaactttgacccttgttggaaaataatctttataaatgatcatttaatttatattaaatcgtCCTATAATTATAAGTTAGGAAAATTTGCGGCTAAAATACCCAAACTTTCAAgttactaacacttaaatacccAAACTAATTTTTTGGTGGCAAAAATACCCAACCATTAACTTTTCTGGCATTCCGTTAGTACCCATAGTTAGAGTTTAGTTTTGACATATAAGAGGACAAATGACACTCCAAGATTACTCCACatgtaaattaaataaaacaaataaatcatTTTAAAACCATCTGAAAAGATTTAAAAATATAACTAatgtaattatattatattattattaaaacatttaaaataaaaaaactgaaaaaataaaagaaaaataaaacaacgATTattagagagagggagagaagacgAAGAAAAAAAATCGACAACAGagagaggagaagaagaagaagaagaaagaaagaagaagaaggattaTAGGAGACGAAAATCACagggaaaaataaaagaaaaaaaaaggacgAAAAACTTCCTGTATTTGAAGAATACGAAAAGAAGAACATCCATGGAGTTTTGTAAATGTAGAGAGCGAAAACCTGCAGTTGAACGAACCTCTTGGACTCTAGACAACCCAGGTCGTCGTTTCTTTACATGCCATAAGATGCGGGTAAGTTTCTAGCTTTAATTTGTGTTAATTATTTTGCCCCATTTTTTCTTTCATCTGGGATTTTTGTTATAAATTTTGCCCTAAGTTTGCTTAGAGAAAAAATTGCAGGATTCAGGAGGTTGcaatttcttcaaatggattgATCCCCCCATGTGTGCAAGGTCTATTGAAGTGATTCCCAGACTTTTGAAGAAAATACGTGGTTTAGAGAGTAAAATCCATGCTTTAGAGAGGGGAAGAATTGATGAAATTTGTGAAGAAGTTGATTCATTTTGCCAAAGTTGTGCTGAGAGTAGTAAATTGATTGAATCATCCTGTGAACAATTTGGTTTTtggagaaaatataaaaaaagaacAATTATGATTTCTTTTCTTGTTTTGTTTCTGTGTTGGTATGTAATTTAAGGTAAAACTgagatttttgtaaaatatatagaCTTTTTCCCTAATAAACCTTCAACAATTACCTATTGACTTTGTTGTTATGCATTTTCATTACTGCTCATATATTTATCAAGTatatattttagaattttcttAGTTTTATGTTCTTGGGTCATTTTAATGGATCCATGGCTACAACCCTTGATCATTattatggtattattgtatataCATGTGTGCTGATGGGTTTTCATGTTGAATTATTGGCACTGGCAGTTCATTACATTTGGGTTTGCTTGTACACCATTGTACTTTGTGTGGGAGAAAGTTATAGGCATGCATGACACAAAAAGTATATGCTTAAGGGCACTTGCTAGATTACCAGTGGTGATACCAATATGGTTCTTGGCCATTATATTCCCTTTCTTTGGGCTCATTAACTCAGCCGTTGGGCTCTTTTAGTCAGCTTCGTAGTCTACATCATTCCTTCTTTAGCTCATATGCTCACTTTCAGATCTACTTCTACAGGTAAATAACCCATTCATTCTTCCCCACTTTCTTATTCTTATCTTCATTTCTAGCctatataatctatatatatatatattattcctTTTGATATTGCCCAAATGACTTTGTCTAGTTAGTCTAACATGATTTTTTTGTTTTGGATCAAACCAATCTGGTTTAGCCTTTTAAACACAACAATTTTAACATTCTATTAATACAAGATGTTCACAGTATTGTCTCTGGATTTGATTTTAGCCCACTAGTATAAAGCAATGAGATTGGTAGACTTCCTTGTCATTTATGTGTCTGATATCTAAACATTTCAACTTGTCTAGTAATAAGCGATATCTTAAGAACTATCTAGCTGGGACCAAGCTTGATCTCAGAGTTGACACTTGACCCTACTCATCACAAAAATCAAATCATAAAGTactatataaatatgtatatatttaatatctttattcAGCATTGAAAAATAATGAAATAGATTATGATGATGCATATGCAGGCAACAacctaatttaaaattaaattttttatataaaaaagaatAGACTCAGAATTTTTTACCAATTAATATTATTTTCTGCATGTTCGACAGAATGCCGCTGAGAAGTTGCCCTTTTTCCTACCAAGCTGGACAACAGTGTACATGGTGAACGCATTTGtagttgtttgagtttttgtAGTTGGGTTCGAATTTGGCGGGTGGGCTAGCATGACTAACTTCATCAAGCAAGTTGACACATTCGGACTATTTGCCAAGTGCATTATTAATTCTTTCTAACATCATCAACATAGTCCATACAGAAAAGAAGCTTTTCGTTTATTGCTGCTCGCCACCATTTGAAGTATTCTTTGCCATCTAAAATGGAAGAGAGGATAGCATAGGATTCTTGAGGAGTAAATTAGCATTTGATAATATAATTTTTTCTACTACTCAGAACAATCAGTTTAGTGAGTCTATGTATTCTTTATTACTGATGTATATtctgttttgtttttttgttttttcaagAGAAATTTTGGttaatataaatgtgattaatacTTGAGTTCAATTTGAAACTATAGAGCTAGTTTATTTGCAGCTTTCAATTCTTGATGTAAAACTTTGATTTGAATGTTCAATTCTCCTTACATTAAAACATATAAAACCAACCCTATACTCTCCTCTCAAAAGATTGTTCAATGCTACTGACATCAAAATAGTCTCCTCTCAAAAGATTGTTCAATGCTACTAACATCAAAATAGAGAAAAACAAACACTAAATAACTCAGTACAGTTGTACAAAGCAcatcaaaaaatatatatgaacaCAAATTCAGTTAGGAGTATTGCTTGGTTGACTAGTTGAAGAAGCCTCCCTAGCTCTTTGCCTCTTAAGTCTTTCCTTCCTTTTATGGTATCCACTTTCAGAGTTTTTGCAAGGGGTCTGCCTCGCTTCTTCGCTTATGTAGCCTAAATAATAAAAGCAGTAGTATGAATTGCAACACATAGGCAAACACAAAAATATGTTAAAAACAAGCAATACAAGTTTACCTTTGCTGTGTTTTGACTTGTACAAGAACTTTTATTATGTCCTTCACCACCACATTTACTACAATGCATTTTTGATCCATGTCAGTTAGATTTTGTGGCACCAGTAGGGGGCTCATCTACCTCCCTCTTCCTAGACTTTTTTGGTCTACCAGGAAGTTTGTATTCGGGAGGTGGAAGGATTGGAGCATTGCTTGAAGATGGCCATTTATCCGGACTTGGC
It encodes the following:
- the LOC133801752 gene encoding non-classical arabinogalactan protein 31-like, which produces MDFGMVRALLAALLVVSCFTVEALPVSQPPLHLPIPTEAPPAHPPSYYHHHHPPAAAPAHPPHHHHHHHHPPPSPSPVPVHPPVYPPPKTPTTPHKPATPPPKPATPAPKPATPPPKPATPPPKPYTPAPKPATPPPKPYTPAPKPVTPPPKPATPPKKPYIPAPKPAIPPPKPYAPPPKPSSPPAKPPVHTPYVLPPRKFVVVQGVVYCKHCKYTGVDTLLNATRVEAAIVILHCKNTKYSLFATGKTDKNGYFVIKPKFLTTYGVHKCTVSLLKSPLPNCQKPSMLHGGDKGGILRPEMPKFPVDKRAAVYYSVGPFAFEPKKCY